A genomic region of Cannabis sativa cultivar Pink pepper isolate KNU-18-1 chromosome 1, ASM2916894v1, whole genome shotgun sequence contains the following coding sequences:
- the LOC115704922 gene encoding probably inactive leucine-rich repeat receptor-like protein kinase At5g48380 — MSRKLTLIIVLVLLLNSFIGSTHAFASDINCLKEIKASLEDPFGYLNSPWNFDNNTEGFICKFIGVGCWHGDESKVINLQLSDMGLKGTFPRGVTNCTSLTGLDLSNNNLSGNIPYNISRLIPFVTSLNLSSNNFSGEIPISLAYCTYLNVLKLDHNRLTGNIPRELPMSLARLKEFSVANNILSGEVSDSYSRFTAISFANNLDLCGGPLGPCHFHKHHMKPLDPFKIGFGTGYFVSATVVFYTLSVSWFQVKMIMKSVIFSVVENLQKRKQNEQLHHFPTLKHQKEISQLEKMVNRMSFPELCKATDNFSIFNVIGRGNTGTMYKATLSNGWFLAVKKIDDTPNNEAQFVSELLALARMRHDNLIPLLGFCMVENERLLVYKHMTNGNLHDYLHRVEEGDAKILQWPLRIKIGMGIARGLAWLHHKCVFRVVHRRISSRSVLLDGYFEAKISNFGKAIISNYGGVMFVYPNESDSGLFVNSGVWESDFVKKDVYDCGTVLLELITGSGSGSNLHSTLAEWISHVSTSPGILNDAIDKALIGQGFDDEILDMLRITRDCVHPMPYERPTMLQVYERISNIGLRYGIPCDFGLLMQPKRS; from the exons ATGTCTCGCAAACTCACACTCATTATTGTTCTTGTTTTGCTCCTTAACTCTTTTATAGGCTCCACTCATGCTTTTGCGAGTGATATTAATTGTTTGAAAGAGATTAAAGCTTCCCTTGAAGACCCTTTTGGTTACTTAAACTCCCCATGGAACTTTGATAACAACACAGAAGGTTTCATCTGTAAATTTATAGGGGTTGGGTGCTGGCATGGTGATGAGTCCAAGGTCATAAACCTTCAACTCTCTGATATGGGACTCAAGGGAACTTTCCCAAGAGGGGTAACAAACTGCACAAGCTTGACAGGTTTGGACCTTTCCAATAACAACCTCTCAGGGAACATTCCCTACAACATATCAAGATTGATCCCCTTTGTGACTAGTCTTAATCTCTCCTCCAACAACTTCTCAGGTGAAATCCCAATCAGCCTTGCCTATTGTACTTATCTAAATGTGCTTAAGCTTGATCACAACCGACTCACCGGTAACATCCCGAGGGAGCTCCCTATGTCTCTTGCAAGGCTCAAGGAGTTTTCAGTGGCAAACAATATATTGTCAGGGGAAGTGTCTGATTCATATTCAAGATTCACTGCTATTAGCTTTGCAAACAATCTTGATCTTTGTGGGGGGCCTTTGGGGCCCTGCCATTTTCACAAGCATCACATGAAACCACTTGATCCATTCAAAATAGGATTTGGAACTGGTTATTTTGTTTCAGCTACAGTTGTGTTTTACACACTTTCTGTGTCTTGGTTTCAAGTCAAGATGATTATGAAGAGTGTAATATTTTCTGTGGTGGAAAATTTACAAAAGAGAAAACAAAATGAACAGCTGCATCACTTTCCAACTCTCAAACACCAAAAAGAG ATTTCTCAACTTGAAAAGATGGTTAATAGGATGAGTTTTCCAGAACTTTGCAAAGCAACAGACAATTTCAGCATCTTCAATGTGATAGGAAGAGGAAATACAGGAACCATGTACAAGGCCACTCTTTCAAATGGTTGGTTTCTTGCTGTCAAAAAAATAGATGACACCCCAAATAATGAGGCTCAATTTGTGTCTGAGCTCTTAGCTCTGGCTAGAATGAGACATGACAACTTAATCCCTCTTTTGGGGTTTTGCATGGTTGAAAACGAAAGGCTTCTGGTCTACAAACACATGACAAATGGGAATCTCCATGATTACTTACACCGAGTTGAAGAAGGTGATGCTAAAATCCTACAATGGCCTCTGAGGATCAAAATTGGTATGGGAATAGCCAGAGGCTTGGCATGGCTTCACCATAAGTGTGTCTTTCGAGTAGTCCATCGAAGAATAAGCTCAAGGAGTGTCTTACTGGATGGTTACTTCGAAGCCAAGATATCGAATTTCGGTAAAGCAATCATTTCAAACTATGGTGGAGTAATGTTTGTGTACCCAAATGAGAGTGATTCTGGGTTGTTTGTGAATAGTGGGGTGTGGGAGTCTGATTTTGTTAAGAAGGATGTGTATGATTGTGGAACTGTGTTGCTCGAGTTGATAACTGGTTCTGGCTCTGGCTCTAATCTTCACAGCACTTTGGCAGAGTGGATCAGTCATGTTTCGACTAGTCCTGGTATATTGAATGATGCCATTGACAAAGCCTTAATTGGGCAAGGATTTGATGATGAGATCTTGGATATGCTCAGAATAACAAGAGACTGTGTTCATCCTATGCCATATGAAAGGCCAACAATGCTGCAAGTGTATGAAAGAATTAGTAATATTGGACTCAGATATGGTATTCCATGTGATTTTGGACTTTTGATGCAACCAAAACGTAGCTAA